Part of the candidate division KSB1 bacterium genome is shown below.
CTCATACTCGCGGAAGATCCGAATGGCGCTGGTTAATAGAAATAATAAAATAATCACGAGAGCAACAAAAGCAGGCATGATTTCCCTCCTTAAAAAGTTCATTGATCACTTTATAATCTCATCAAAAAACGGATGAATTCCAATTTAAACGATCCTTTTTCGTGTTTATTCGACCAAAGGACCAAGATCAATTCATACATCAATCCTTCACTTTTTCGACGATAAGTTTTAGTCCTGAGACGTCAATGACTTTGATTGGTTCGTTCTTTTTAATTTTTTCCTGACTGGAAGCTTTCCAGTATTCTCCATGGACGCGGACTTCCCCCTCCGGCTCGATGTTGGTAATAGCGATGCCGATCTCTCCAACCAGGCCTTCTTTGCCCGTTGTGACTTTTTTACGATGGGTTCGAAGCGCCATATAAATTGCGAATATAAAAAATGCAGAAGTGGCCAACGTAACAGCAAGAATGAGACTCAGAGGTAAATGAACCGAAATCGATGGCGTGGATTTAAACAGCATCAGCGATCCTAAGAGCATGGAAACGATCCCTCCGATGGTTAGAATGCCATAACTGGTAACTTTTATCTCCAGAATAAAAAGCAGCGTGGCGAACAGGATCAACAGAATGCCGGCGACATTGATCGGCAATTGTTGCATCGCGAAAAATGCAAGGATCAGAAAAATACCGCCCAAAACGCCGGGGAGAATTGCGCCAGGATTTGAGAATTCAAAATACATTCCGAGAATACCGAGCATCAATAAGATATATGCAATGGACGGGTTGGAGATCATATCTAAGATTTTTGCTCTCCAATTCATTTGATGTTCAATAATTGTGGCGTTTTTAGTCATCAAAACGACGTTACCGGTATCCACCTTAGCGATTTTTCCATCTAAGAGTATCAGGAGGCTATCTCGATCGGGACAGATAAAATCGATGACGTTCATTTCCAAAGCTTGTTTCTCCGTAATCGATTGGCTCTGCCTCACTGCGCTTTCGATCCAATCTGCATTTCTGCCTCGTTTTTCCGCGATGGAGCGATTGAAGGTAGCCCACCAGTTAGTGGCTTTTTGAATTCCCACGTCTGCTGAATCTGTTTTCCCAATACC
Proteins encoded:
- a CDS encoding nodulation protein NfeD, which produces MDKKIRTISLMMWIPFLAIQFALAQAAPQVEVIQIKGGTINPISADFIISAIEQAEKNRSQCLIIELDTPGGLISATQDIVKRMLASNIPLVVFVYPSGAGAVSAGVSITIAAHFAVMAPGTNIGAAHPVGIGKTDSADVGIQKATNWWATFNRSIAEKRGRNADWIESAVRQSQSITEKQALEMNVIDFICPDRDSLLILLDGKIAKVDTGNVVLMTKNATIIEHQMNWRAKILDMISNPSIAYILLMLGILGMYFEFSNPGAILPGVLGGIFLILAFFAMQQLPINVAGILLILFATLLFILEIKVTSYGILTIGGIVSMLLGSLMLFKSTPSISVHLPLSLILAVTLATSAFFIFAIYMALRTHRKKVTTGKEGLVGEIGIAITNIEPEGEVRVHGEYWKASSQEKIKKNEPIKVIDVSGLKLIVEKVKD